A genomic stretch from Picrophilus oshimae DSM 9789 includes:
- a CDS encoding tryptophan--tRNA ligase, whose protein sequence is MIDPWGSNQYFDYEKLMKEFGISAPDNFFDHYLFRRHLIFGQRSIDYIEYAIKNRIKFNAVTGLMPSGAMHLGNKITIDQIIFFQGLGADVFISVADLESYATRNIGFERAREIAINNYIVNYISLGLKPCRIYFQSEDKDTQRLAFILSNETNMTELKAIYGLNDSSSMLHVNSPLIQAADVLHSQLKKFGGPRPTIVPVGVDQDPHIRLMRDLASRLRVYSVSIKDGYVLISIKGTMDSRKFIDDAVSLLNNYDASYNYDYRTIELKNSTENDKIEIDLKLSLLESKYNDLDFIAPSATFQKLETGLKGGKMSSHVPDSLISLNDDESDARRKIKSSLTGGRKTIEDQKIYGGNPERCPVYELYLYHDKDDKNVQRVYEECRGGVRMCGACKNEASEMISRLLNELKEKKDESLSKIDEYLSHE, encoded by the coding sequence ATGATAGATCCATGGGGTTCAAATCAGTACTTTGATTATGAAAAGCTTATGAAGGAATTTGGCATATCAGCTCCTGATAATTTTTTTGATCATTATCTATTCAGGAGGCATTTAATCTTTGGGCAGAGATCCATAGATTATATAGAATATGCAATAAAAAACAGGATTAAGTTCAATGCCGTTACCGGATTAATGCCCTCGGGTGCCATGCATCTTGGCAATAAGATAACAATAGACCAGATAATATTCTTTCAAGGCCTTGGTGCCGATGTTTTTATATCCGTTGCCGATCTTGAATCATACGCAACAAGAAATATCGGCTTTGAAAGGGCAAGGGAGATAGCAATAAACAATTACATTGTTAATTATATTTCCCTTGGATTAAAACCATGCAGGATATACTTTCAATCTGAGGATAAAGACACCCAGAGGCTTGCATTTATACTATCAAACGAGACAAACATGACCGAGTTAAAGGCAATATACGGTTTAAATGATTCATCATCAATGCTTCATGTAAACTCACCATTAATACAGGCGGCGGATGTTCTTCACTCGCAGTTAAAAAAATTCGGCGGCCCAAGGCCAACGATAGTACCTGTTGGTGTTGATCAGGATCCTCATATAAGATTGATGCGCGATCTTGCATCCCGACTAAGGGTATACAGCGTTTCCATAAAGGATGGCTACGTTCTAATATCAATAAAGGGCACAATGGACTCAAGGAAATTCATAGATGATGCGGTGTCATTACTAAATAATTATGATGCTTCATATAATTATGATTACAGGACCATCGAGCTGAAAAACTCAACCGAAAATGATAAAATAGAGATTGATCTAAAATTATCACTTCTTGAATCAAAATACAATGATCTTGACTTTATAGCCCCATCTGCAACGTTCCAGAAGCTTGAAACAGGCCTAAAGGGTGGCAAGATGTCATCGCATGTCCCGGATTCATTGATATCATTGAACGACGATGAAAGCGATGCAAGAAGAAAGATAAAATCATCGCTCACAGGAGGCAGGAAAACCATAGAGGATCAAAAGATCTATGGTGGAAATCCTGAAAGGTGCCCGGTTTATGAATTATATTTATACCATGACAAGGATGATAAAAATGTTCAAAGGGTTTACGAGGAATGTCGCGGGGGCGTGAGGATGTGCGGTGCATGCAAGAACGAGGCTTCAGAGATGATCTCAAGACTTTTAAATGAATTAAAAGAGAAAAAAGACGAATCGTTATCAAAAATAGACGAATATTTATCTCATGAATAG